The Calothrix sp. PCC 7507 DNA segment TCCAAACCTTCCCGTAGCAAGTTTACACCCACCAGAACATCAAATTTACCTTCGCGCAAATCTTGTAAGATTTCAATGCGTTGAATGGAATTAATTTCCGAATGTAAATATCGTACCCGAATGCTATGGTCTTGTAGATATTCTGTCAAATCTTCCGCCATGCGCTTAGTCAATGTGGTAATTAACACTCGTTCATGGAGGTCAACTCTGTCTTTAATTTCTCCCAACAAATCATCGATTTGTCCCTCTGTAGGGCGGACAGAAATTTCTGGATCAATTACACCAGTTGGTCGAATTACTTGCTCAACTATATGACCTTCAGAAATTTCTAATTCCCAACTTCCTGGGGTAGCCGAAACAAAAATACATTGGTTCACCTTTTCCCAGAATTCCTCTGCTTTTAAAGGACGGTTATCAGCCGCACTCGGAAGCCGAAATCCATGATCGATTAGAACTTTTTTCCTGGCTTGATCGCCGTTATACATCCCGCGAATTTGGGGGACACTAACGTGAGATTCGTCAATAACTAATAGCCAATCTTTAGGAAAATAATCAATTAAACATTCTGGTGGTTCTCCGGCTTGTCTTCCTGCTAAGTGGCGGGAATAATTTTCAACGCCGTTACAGTAACCAACTTCGTGCAACATTTCTAAGTCATAGCGTGTTCGTTGATCTATACGTTGTGCTTCTAATAATTTTCCGGCTGACTCTAAGTTGGCTTTTTGCTGTTTTAATTCGGCTGCTATATCAGCACAAGCCACCTCTAACCTTTCTTCTGGAGTGACGAAGTGACGCGCCGGGTAAATATTTACAGCTTCCATACTGCTGATAATTTCACCCGTCACCGGGTCAATGTAGCGAATTGCGTCGATTTCATCGCCAAAAAATTCCACCCGAATGATTCTGTCTTCGTAGGCTGGGCCAATTTCTAAAACATCACCCCGGACGCGAAATTTTCCCCGCCCCATTTCTATATCGTTGCGACTATACTGCACATTGGCTAAAGCACGCAAAATCTGGCGTTGATTAACTTCCATCCCTATTTGCAAGGGAATCGCAGCTTTCAGGTATTCTGCTGGAATTCCCAAACCGTAGATACAGCTGATGGAAGCAACGACGATGACATCACGGCGTTCAAACAGCGATCGCGTCGCTGAATGCCTTAACATATCTATCTCATCATTAATTGCCGCTGTCTTTTCAATATAAGTATCGGTGACAGGAATGTA contains these protein-coding regions:
- the uvrB gene encoding excinuclease ABC subunit UvrB, producing the protein MTDFRLQAPFSPTGDQPNAIAQLTDSIQSGNRYQTLLGATGTGKTFSVAAVIEKVGKPTLVLAHNKTLAAQLCNELREFFPKNAVEYFVSYYDYYQPEAYIPVTDTYIEKTAAINDEIDMLRHSATRSLFERRDVIVVASISCIYGLGIPAEYLKAAIPLQIGMEVNQRQILRALANVQYSRNDIEMGRGKFRVRGDVLEIGPAYEDRIIRVEFFGDEIDAIRYIDPVTGEIISSMEAVNIYPARHFVTPEERLEVACADIAAELKQQKANLESAGKLLEAQRIDQRTRYDLEMLHEVGYCNGVENYSRHLAGRQAGEPPECLIDYFPKDWLLVIDESHVSVPQIRGMYNGDQARKKVLIDHGFRLPSAADNRPLKAEEFWEKVNQCIFVSATPGSWELEISEGHIVEQVIRPTGVIDPEISVRPTEGQIDDLLGEIKDRVDLHERVLITTLTKRMAEDLTEYLQDHSIRVRYLHSEINSIQRIEILQDLREGKFDVLVGVNLLREGLDLPEVSLVAIMDADKEGFLRAERSLIQTIGRAARHIRGQAILYADNMTDSMIKAIDETDRRRGIQTAHNRMHGITPQPIIKKSSNAILSFLDVSRRLNATDLKIVDEHIEELPLDEIPALIILLEAQMKEAAKKLEFEEAGKLRDRIKHLRDKMLGR